The Chloroflexota bacterium genome includes the window GATGCCAGCTTCTTTTGCGATTTCCTTCACTTTCTCGGCTACTACTGTTGCTGTGGCAATAGCCGTGCCACAGGCGATCAGTACGCGCTTCTCACTCGGCATTGTTTTGCACCTCCTTATCCAACCCGGCAATGTTGACGAAAAATACGAACGATCTCAGGTGCATTCTTGGCCTGGACAATCTGCTTTAACAGGCCAGGAGTCTGGAACATCTGCACCATAGCTTGTAACATTTTAACCATAATTTCAGATTTGGCAACTGCTAGAAGGCAGATAACTTGAATAGGGACAGTGCTGCCTGGATTCCCCATCTCACCAAACTCAATAGGTTTTTCTAATATACCTACGGCAACAGCCTGCTTCAGCACATGCTCCACATCGGTGTGTGGA containing:
- a CDS encoding PTS sugar transporter subunit IIA produces the protein MSAEDTQWFYEDLVLVPMSAKDAVDAITQLGTLLQKGGFVKESFIPAVIQREQEFSTGLPTAEVGVAIPHTDVEHVLKQAVAVGILEKPIEFGEMGNPGSTVPIQVICLLAVAKSEIMVKMLQAMVQMFQTPGLLKQIVQAKNAPEIVRIFRQHCRVG